One window of Phycisphaeraceae bacterium genomic DNA carries:
- the glmS gene encoding glutamine--fructose-6-phosphate transaminase (isomerizing), producing the protein MCGIIAYVGSRQVQPLLVEGLKRMEYRGYDSAGVAILDESGEQGVLRVARAVGRVSALEERLKKIGGFTGTQGLAHTRWATHGAVTETNAHPHRDDTNGIVIAHNGIIENYQALRTYLQEKGHTFSTETDTEVLAMLIGELYEGDLEAAVQAALREITGAYAIAVMCEKEPGVLVGARKGSPLLVGVGHGEYVIASDPAAVVSHTTQAFAMDDYNVVRIDRNGFRTSTIHNIPVTAKVSQLEIELEEIELGSYSHFMQKEIFEQPRTLRNCLRGRIDLDAGTIKLGGLADHASQLVKQRRVTLIGQGTALNAAKIGEYLFEDLSKIPATAQFASEFRYRNPIVEDNTLIIAVSQSGETADTLAALDEASARGAMALGVVNVVGSTIARETDAGVYLRVGPEIGVASTKAFVGQVAVLTMVSLWLARRRYMSQSECASILRELAEMPGHIEHVLLQDDAIKGITEKYIHRENWLFLGRGYNYPTAMEGALKLKEISYIHAEGMPAAEMKHGPIALIDEGMPAVFIATQGSQYEKVMSNIEEVRSRGGHVIAVATEGDTAIKNVAEDVVYIPAVPECLSPMLAVVPLQLIAYHAAVMRGHDVDKPRNLAKSVTVE; encoded by the coding sequence TGCTCTCGAAGAACGACTGAAGAAGATCGGCGGGTTCACCGGCACGCAGGGGCTTGCCCACACGCGCTGGGCAACGCACGGCGCAGTCACAGAAACAAACGCCCATCCCCATCGCGACGATACTAACGGCATCGTCATCGCGCACAACGGCATCATCGAGAACTACCAGGCACTGCGCACCTATCTGCAGGAGAAGGGGCACACGTTCTCAACAGAAACAGACACCGAAGTGCTCGCGATGCTCATCGGCGAGTTGTACGAGGGCGACCTCGAAGCAGCGGTGCAGGCAGCACTGCGCGAGATCACCGGCGCGTACGCGATTGCGGTCATGTGTGAGAAAGAGCCGGGCGTGCTCGTTGGCGCTCGCAAGGGCAGCCCATTGCTCGTCGGTGTCGGGCATGGTGAGTATGTCATTGCGTCAGATCCCGCAGCTGTCGTCTCGCATACAACGCAGGCGTTCGCCATGGACGATTACAACGTCGTCCGCATTGATCGCAACGGATTCCGCACATCCACTATCCACAACATTCCCGTCACGGCGAAGGTCTCGCAGCTTGAGATTGAGCTCGAGGAGATCGAACTCGGGTCATACTCCCACTTCATGCAGAAGGAGATCTTCGAGCAGCCACGCACACTGCGTAATTGCTTGCGCGGACGCATCGATCTTGACGCTGGCACAATCAAGCTCGGCGGGCTCGCAGACCACGCGTCGCAACTCGTCAAGCAGCGTCGCGTCACGCTGATCGGTCAGGGTACAGCGCTCAACGCAGCAAAGATCGGCGAATATCTCTTCGAGGACCTTTCCAAGATCCCCGCAACTGCGCAGTTCGCGTCTGAGTTTCGGTACCGCAATCCGATCGTCGAGGACAACACGCTGATCATCGCGGTCAGCCAGTCCGGCGAGACTGCCGATACTCTCGCAGCGCTCGATGAGGCGAGCGCCCGCGGCGCGATGGCGCTTGGTGTTGTGAATGTTGTCGGGTCCACTATCGCGCGCGAGACAGACGCTGGCGTGTACCTGCGCGTCGGGCCGGAGATCGGCGTCGCATCAACCAAAGCCTTCGTCGGGCAGGTCGCTGTGCTGACGATGGTTTCATTGTGGCTTGCTCGCAGGCGATACATGTCACAGTCAGAGTGTGCGAGTATTTTGCGTGAACTCGCGGAAATGCCGGGGCATATCGAGCATGTGTTGCTGCAGGACGATGCGATTAAGGGCATCACAGAAAAGTACATCCATCGCGAGAACTGGCTGTTCCTCGGACGTGGGTACAACTACCCCACCGCGATGGAGGGCGCATTGAAACTCAAGGAAATCTCGTACATTCATGCTGAGGGCATGCCCGCAGCTGAGATGAAGCACGGCCCCATCGCGCTGATCGACGAGGGAATGCCAGCAGTGTTCATCGCGACGCAAGGCTCGCAATACGAGAAGGTGATGTCGAATATTGAGGAGGTTCGTTCGCGAGGCGGGCACGTCATCGCGGTCGCGACTGAGGGCGATACAGCGATCAAGAACGTCGCAGAGGATGTTGTGTACATCCCTGCGGTGCCTGAGTGCCTGAGTCCGATGCTCGCGGTGGTGCCGTTGCAGCTCATCGCGTACCACGCAGCGGTGATGCGCGGACATGATGTTGATAAGCCGAGGAATCTTGCGAAGAGCGTGACGGTGGAGTGA
- a CDS encoding leucine--tRNA ligase yields the protein MATADTPTSSQSPAAKSGGPDTPAFRYTAQLAGTIETAWQAKWEKLGTFVQPNPGDANFDASRPKFYCLDMFPYPSGVGLHVGHPEGYTATDIICRYMRMTGCNVLHPMGFDAFGLPAEQHAIRTGQHPATFTRGTIDNFRRQLKRFGFCYDWSREFATIDPEYYKWTQWIFIKIYNAWYDETARGSVGSARAINELVDELQSGKRPAKLNPDAAEFSAEEKEVDHGDFNALSYSQQRRIIDSYRLAYIGMQTVNWCPKLGTALANEEVIDGRSERGSFPVFRKPMRQWMFRITAYAQRLLDDLDTLDWPSSTIAMQSSWIGRSEGAEIDFALAQSHPSMPAHLRVYTTRPDTVFGATYMVVAPEHPLVASMLDRPAPGADIDAIRAYVDEARNRSDVERQENKKKTGVFLGINATNPATGQQIPVWCADYVLMGYGHGAIMAVPAHDDRDYAFAEKFGLPIRDVVYPPLQAAMAYYCAHASDEERIGSWRVTLADFLGLTTSMGTRPEWYGEALNTVRSRRSHTGDESERKPPEDKNAPQRNPRGAIQATMLETIQSMGAATFDEFHDLILGGAVSARAGIAYTGPGLAVNSASDRVSINFLPTKDAKQKIVDHFESRNVGRKKINFKLRDWLFSRQRYWGEPFPIVFDEDGNHHAIGEATLPLELPSMDDYAPAESEDPSPLLAKATDWLHTTAGNAGVAGLPADAHVTREANTMPGWAGSCWYYLRYIDPKNHDTMVDAARESYWMGKGQRLDATNRPDNRGAGGGVDLYMGGAEHAVLHLLYARFWHKILFDLGHVSTTEPMSRLYHQGMILSFAYMRKDKSLVPIDEVEETSPDTFIEKATGEPVTQTIAKMSKSLRNVINPDDVIAEYGADTFRLYEMYMGPLDQSKPWNPRDIVGCFRFLQRVWRVCVDENTGDLRTAEKPDNDIERVLHKTIAKVGSDIEKISFNTAIAAMIEFVNACKPGQDDSAGILTASQMERFMQILAPFAPHIAEEVWAKLGFDDCVSCASWPEFDKSMLVEDQIELAVQVNGKVRCRISVPADATEDQVKEVALCDDAVIKAMDGKEIRKLIVVPKRLVNIVV from the coding sequence ATGGCAACCGCAGACACTCCAACATCTTCTCAATCACCGGCTGCGAAGTCCGGTGGTCCTGACACGCCCGCGTTCCGATACACCGCGCAGCTTGCAGGCACCATCGAGACCGCGTGGCAGGCAAAGTGGGAGAAACTCGGCACGTTCGTGCAACCGAACCCGGGCGATGCGAACTTTGACGCGTCAAGGCCGAAGTTCTACTGCCTTGACATGTTCCCGTATCCGTCCGGTGTGGGCCTGCACGTGGGGCACCCTGAGGGATACACAGCCACCGATATCATCTGCCGGTACATGCGGATGACCGGGTGCAACGTGCTGCACCCGATGGGGTTCGACGCGTTCGGTCTGCCCGCAGAGCAGCACGCCATCCGCACGGGCCAGCACCCCGCAACGTTCACGCGCGGCACGATCGACAACTTCCGTCGCCAGCTCAAGCGTTTCGGGTTCTGCTACGACTGGTCACGCGAGTTCGCAACCATCGACCCCGAGTACTACAAGTGGACGCAGTGGATCTTTATCAAGATCTACAACGCGTGGTACGACGAGACCGCGCGCGGTAGCGTTGGCAGCGCGCGCGCAATCAACGAACTCGTCGATGAGCTGCAATCGGGCAAGCGCCCCGCGAAGCTGAACCCCGATGCAGCCGAGTTTTCTGCCGAAGAGAAGGAAGTCGATCACGGCGATTTCAATGCGTTGTCATACTCGCAGCAGCGGCGCATCATCGACTCGTATCGTCTCGCATACATCGGCATGCAGACCGTCAACTGGTGCCCGAAGCTCGGCACCGCACTCGCAAACGAAGAGGTTATTGATGGCAGGTCCGAACGCGGGTCGTTCCCCGTGTTTCGCAAACCGATGCGCCAGTGGATGTTCCGCATCACAGCATATGCGCAGCGACTGCTCGATGATCTGGACACGCTGGACTGGCCCAGCTCGACCATCGCTATGCAGTCGTCGTGGATCGGCAGGTCCGAGGGCGCTGAGATCGATTTTGCGCTCGCGCAATCCCACCCGAGCATGCCAGCGCATCTGCGCGTGTACACCACACGACCGGACACCGTCTTCGGTGCAACATATATGGTCGTTGCGCCGGAGCATCCGTTGGTCGCTTCCATGCTTGATCGCCCGGCACCCGGCGCAGATATCGACGCGATCCGCGCGTACGTCGATGAGGCACGCAACCGATCCGACGTAGAACGCCAGGAGAACAAGAAGAAGACCGGCGTGTTCCTTGGTATCAACGCGACCAACCCCGCGACGGGGCAGCAGATCCCCGTGTGGTGTGCTGATTATGTGCTGATGGGATACGGGCACGGCGCGATCATGGCTGTCCCTGCGCACGACGATCGCGACTACGCGTTCGCAGAAAAGTTTGGGCTTCCAATACGCGATGTGGTGTATCCGCCGTTGCAGGCAGCGATGGCGTACTACTGCGCGCACGCATCGGACGAGGAACGCATCGGATCGTGGCGAGTCACGCTCGCAGACTTCCTCGGGCTGACAACATCCATGGGCACGCGTCCCGAGTGGTACGGCGAGGCGCTCAACACCGTGCGCTCGCGCAGATCGCACACGGGCGATGAGTCCGAGCGCAAGCCTCCGGAAGACAAGAACGCGCCGCAGCGCAACCCGCGTGGTGCGATCCAGGCGACCATGCTCGAGACCATCCAGTCGATGGGCGCAGCAACGTTCGACGAGTTCCACGATCTGATTCTGGGCGGCGCGGTCTCTGCGCGCGCGGGGATCGCGTACACCGGCCCCGGGCTTGCAGTCAACTCCGCGAGCGATCGCGTGAGCATCAACTTCCTGCCCACAAAGGACGCGAAGCAGAAGATTGTCGACCATTTCGAATCACGCAACGTCGGCAGGAAGAAGATCAACTTCAAGCTGCGCGACTGGCTGTTCTCCCGCCAGCGATACTGGGGCGAACCCTTCCCCATCGTCTTTGACGAGGACGGCAACCACCACGCGATCGGCGAGGCAACGCTCCCGCTCGAACTGCCATCAATGGACGACTATGCGCCAGCAGAGAGTGAGGACCCGTCGCCACTGCTTGCAAAGGCGACCGACTGGCTGCACACGACCGCAGGCAATGCTGGCGTAGCCGGTCTGCCCGCTGATGCGCACGTGACGCGCGAGGCGAACACCATGCCAGGCTGGGCGGGCTCGTGCTGGTACTACCTGCGCTACATCGATCCGAAGAACCATGACACAATGGTCGATGCTGCGCGCGAGTCATACTGGATGGGCAAGGGGCAAAGGCTCGACGCAACGAATCGACCCGACAATCGCGGCGCTGGCGGTGGTGTTGATCTGTATATGGGCGGCGCCGAGCACGCGGTGCTCCACCTGCTTTACGCACGATTCTGGCACAAGATCCTGTTCGATCTCGGGCACGTCTCGACAACCGAGCCGATGTCGCGCCTGTACCACCAGGGCATGATCCTCTCATTCGCGTATATGCGCAAGGACAAGTCGCTCGTGCCGATCGACGAAGTCGAAGAAACCTCACCAGACACATTCATCGAAAAAGCAACGGGCGAACCCGTCACACAGACCATCGCGAAGATGAGCAAGTCTTTGCGCAACGTCATCAATCCGGATGATGTCATCGCGGAATATGGCGCAGACACATTCCGTCTGTACGAGATGTACATGGGTCCGCTCGACCAGTCAAAGCCGTGGAACCCGCGCGACATCGTCGGATGCTTCCGGTTCCTGCAACGCGTGTGGCGCGTGTGTGTCGATGAGAATACGGGCGATCTTCGCACCGCTGAGAAACCAGACAACGACATAGAACGCGTTCTCCACAAGACCATCGCCAAGGTTGGAAGTGATATCGAGAAGATCTCGTTCAACACCGCGATCGCTGCGATGATCGAGTTCGTCAACGCGTGCAAACCGGGGCAGGACGACAGTGCCGGCATCCTCACCGCGTCACAGATGGAACGGTTCATGCAGATTCTCGCGCCGTTTGCACCGCACATCGCTGAAGAAGTCTGGGCGAAGCTCGGATTCGACGACTGTGTCTCGTGCGCATCTTGGCCGGAGTTCGACAAGTCCATGCTTGTCGAGGACCAGATTGAACTTGCGGTGCAGGTTAACGGCAAGGTTCGCTGCCGCATCAGCGTGCCTGCGGATGCAACCGAGGACCAGGTGAAGGAAGTTGCATTGTGCGACGACGCGGTCATCAAAGCGATGGACGGCAAGGAGATACGCAAGCTGATCGTCGTGCCAAAGCGCCTTGTGAACATCGTCGTGTGA
- the topA gene encoding type I DNA topoisomerase, whose product MARTASTKAPAKKQTTTKKVAARSTTRRSSGTGFTKGSAKGKHLVIVESPAKAKTINKYLGKDYIVLASVGHVRDLPSKAPKPPKGKKKSPVPGVDLEKKFTPTYQVLEGKEKVVNELKAASKEADDVWFATDLDREGEAIAWHLAQELKIDPTIAKRVIFPAITKAEIEKAFSNPHAIDIDRVNAQQARRIVDRIVGYQVSPLLWKKIARGLSAGRVQSVAVRLVVEREREIRAFIPDEYWQINANFALSESDAAKLIPQWQEYLRPKSTKDSSPTVKAQNEWLAKHNTVKAELVEVAGEKFDVRTLAKNIKDGQAAPDLTSTIKSIVESAGLTNVKSSVTEDQDGRGPARFLRSVSGDVDPSTPYSVTSIQTKQTSSRPSAPFITSSMQQAASTRLGFGAQRTMRAAQSLYEGVEIPGEGPVGLITYMRTDSTHIANEAIDMARSYIKRSFGDAYLPDKPNFYSSSNKAAQEAHEAIRPTSLDYPPEKIARALTADQLKLYTIIWERFVACQMKPAVWNSTSVFITGGTDPKRQLTFKASGRTLVFDGFYRVTGVPTASDEQTLPELKEKDPLHPFAIDPTQKFTSAPPRYSEASLIKMLESEGIGRPSTYASIISVIQDRKYVEQLERRFHATDLGEVVTDKLIEAFPRIMDVGYTREMEAELDKIEEDHLDWIDMLDRFYSPFKDALASAEENLTHAKAETTPAPYTCEKCGAPTVYRFGRNGRFLSCSTYPECNYASPIDRNGKPRTAEFVNVRCPKTGRPMVRRTGRFGPFLTTVLADGESNDIGMILNIDKKGHVTAPSVPPLETDLPCPTCESPLNLRDGARGPWLGCSRFPKCRGRGKWAGLEDSVREDLEKQLDRHKAKHPIPIITTLDGKALTDANGKPVKDAPMVDQLVLEDEPAWQHEETAA is encoded by the coding sequence ATGGCAAGGACTGCGAGCACCAAGGCTCCCGCAAAGAAGCAGACCACGACAAAGAAGGTGGCTGCCCGATCTACCACCAGACGAAGCTCGGGCACCGGGTTCACCAAGGGCAGCGCCAAGGGCAAGCACCTCGTCATCGTCGAATCGCCCGCCAAGGCAAAGACCATCAACAAGTACCTCGGCAAGGACTACATCGTGCTGGCGAGCGTGGGCCACGTCCGCGATCTTCCCAGCAAAGCCCCCAAGCCTCCCAAGGGCAAGAAGAAGTCGCCCGTGCCCGGTGTCGATCTCGAGAAGAAGTTCACGCCGACCTATCAGGTTCTCGAGGGCAAGGAGAAGGTCGTCAACGAACTCAAAGCCGCGTCAAAGGAAGCCGACGACGTCTGGTTCGCAACCGACTTGGATCGCGAGGGAGAGGCGATCGCGTGGCATCTTGCGCAGGAACTGAAGATCGATCCGACGATTGCCAAGCGCGTGATCTTCCCCGCAATCACCAAAGCCGAGATCGAAAAAGCGTTCTCGAACCCACACGCGATCGATATCGATCGAGTCAACGCGCAGCAGGCGCGGCGCATCGTCGATCGCATCGTGGGATATCAGGTCTCGCCGCTCTTATGGAAGAAGATTGCGCGCGGGCTCAGTGCCGGCCGCGTGCAGTCCGTCGCGGTGCGCCTCGTTGTCGAACGCGAACGCGAGATTCGCGCGTTCATCCCTGATGAGTACTGGCAGATCAACGCAAACTTCGCTCTCAGTGAATCAGACGCTGCAAAGCTCATCCCGCAATGGCAGGAGTACCTAAGACCGAAATCAACAAAGGATTCTTCCCCGACTGTGAAGGCACAGAATGAGTGGCTGGCGAAGCACAATACCGTCAAAGCAGAACTCGTCGAGGTTGCAGGCGAGAAGTTCGACGTTCGTACACTGGCAAAGAACATCAAGGATGGGCAAGCAGCGCCGGACCTCACATCGACGATCAAGAGCATCGTCGAGAGTGCTGGGCTGACCAATGTCAAATCATCCGTCACAGAAGACCAGGACGGCAGAGGACCGGCACGGTTTCTGCGCTCTGTTTCGGGCGATGTCGACCCATCAACACCGTACTCGGTCACATCCATCCAGACGAAGCAGACATCATCGCGCCCAAGCGCACCGTTCATCACGTCATCGATGCAGCAGGCAGCTTCAACGCGTCTCGGGTTTGGCGCGCAGCGCACCATGCGAGCTGCGCAGTCGCTCTACGAGGGTGTCGAGATCCCCGGCGAGGGCCCGGTCGGTCTCATCACCTACATGCGTACCGACTCGACGCACATCGCGAATGAAGCGATCGACATGGCTCGCTCGTACATCAAACGCTCGTTCGGCGACGCGTACCTGCCAGATAAGCCCAACTTCTACTCATCATCAAACAAAGCGGCGCAGGAAGCGCACGAGGCGATCCGTCCCACCTCGCTCGACTATCCGCCGGAAAAGATCGCACGTGCACTCACCGCCGACCAGCTCAAGCTCTACACGATCATCTGGGAGCGGTTCGTTGCGTGCCAGATGAAGCCCGCTGTCTGGAACTCCACCAGCGTGTTCATCACTGGTGGTACGGACCCGAAACGCCAGTTGACATTCAAAGCATCCGGCAGAACGCTCGTGTTCGACGGGTTCTATCGCGTCACGGGCGTGCCAACAGCATCCGACGAACAGACACTGCCCGAACTGAAGGAAAAAGATCCGCTCCATCCGTTCGCGATCGATCCCACGCAGAAGTTCACTTCTGCGCCACCTCGTTACTCCGAAGCTTCGCTCATCAAGATGCTCGAATCCGAGGGCATCGGTCGCCCATCAACCTACGCGTCGATCATCTCCGTCATCCAGGATCGCAAGTACGTCGAGCAGCTCGAACGCCGATTCCACGCGACGGACCTCGGCGAGGTTGTCACCGACAAACTCATCGAAGCGTTCCCGCGCATCATGGATGTCGGCTACACCCGCGAGATGGAAGCAGAACTCGACAAGATCGAGGAAGACCATCTCGACTGGATCGACATGCTCGACAGGTTCTACAGCCCATTCAAGGACGCGCTAGCATCGGCAGAAGAAAACCTCACGCACGCTAAAGCCGAAACAACACCCGCGCCGTACACGTGCGAGAAGTGCGGCGCGCCAACCGTGTACCGGTTCGGCCGCAACGGCAGGTTCCTGTCGTGCTCAACATATCCCGAGTGCAACTACGCCTCCCCGATCGATCGCAACGGCAAGCCGCGGACTGCTGAGTTTGTGAACGTGCGTTGTCCGAAGACGGGCAGGCCGATGGTGCGCAGGACAGGACGGTTCGGCCCGTTCCTCACAACCGTGCTCGCGGACGGCGAATCGAACGATATTGGGATGATTCTGAATATTGACAAGAAGGGGCATGTCACCGCGCCGTCCGTACCGCCACTGGAAACCGATCTGCCGTGCCCGACGTGCGAATCACCGTTGAATCTTCGCGATGGCGCACGTGGTCCGTGGCTCGGGTGCTCACGATTCCCGAAGTGCCGAGGCAGGGGCAAGTGGGCAGGGCTTGAGGACAGTGTTCGCGAGGATCTTGAGAAACAACTCGACCGCCACAAGGCAAAGCACCCCATCCCGATCATCACGACGCTTGATGGGAAGGCTCTCACCGATGCGAATGGGAAGCCTGTGAAAGACGCGCCGATGGTGGACCAACTCGTACTTGAAGACGAACCCGCGTGGCAGCACGAGGAAACGGCTGCGTAG
- a CDS encoding class I SAM-dependent methyltransferase, translating to MNQKAFTPARSGDALPRLSGLQTVRTESGLVSVAAQANKYLSALQSVLTKDESPRAQQPDAGEKTRLPNMRCEFPPKHPVPEHPTEWEFPSFLGGTPWIDTLREVYAHPLAFPASISPEVGLLLYSLVRNIRPMTVVETGTFIAVSTIWIAAALKDNDDGGMLHTFDTFGPIRAGKHRDAELLEGHLELVADHIARAGVAEQVVLHKGNSHVELKRAQNHFQSRGGVQIAYLDADHTGPGVWNDLWTVEPVLNTGGYVLLHDTFPHLCSHQGPRNVMLNLDKAAGLYDAIDVYTAPMNYGVGILRRVG from the coding sequence ATGAATCAGAAGGCGTTTACACCCGCCCGATCTGGAGATGCGTTGCCGAGACTCTCGGGCCTCCAGACTGTGCGGACAGAGTCAGGTCTCGTTTCGGTCGCAGCGCAGGCAAACAAGTATTTGTCTGCGTTGCAATCTGTTCTTACCAAGGATGAAAGCCCTCGTGCACAGCAGCCCGATGCTGGCGAAAAGACCCGCCTGCCCAACATGCGCTGCGAGTTTCCGCCAAAGCACCCGGTGCCAGAGCATCCAACAGAGTGGGAGTTCCCGTCGTTTCTTGGTGGCACACCCTGGATTGATACATTGCGTGAGGTGTACGCACACCCGCTGGCATTTCCTGCGTCGATATCACCAGAAGTGGGGCTGCTGCTGTACTCACTCGTGCGCAACATCAGGCCGATGACCGTTGTAGAAACCGGCACATTTATTGCGGTTAGCACTATCTGGATTGCAGCAGCGCTTAAGGATAACGATGACGGCGGCATGCTGCACACGTTCGACACGTTCGGGCCTATCAGAGCTGGCAAGCATCGCGATGCGGAACTGCTAGAGGGCCATCTCGAACTTGTGGCCGACCACATTGCACGAGCTGGTGTGGCCGAACAGGTCGTGCTGCACAAGGGAAACAGCCATGTCGAACTGAAACGCGCACAGAATCACTTTCAGAGTCGTGGCGGTGTCCAGATCGCATATCTCGATGCCGATCACACCGGACCCGGAGTATGGAACGATCTATGGACGGTTGAGCCGGTTCTCAACACCGGCGGGTATGTGCTGTTGCATGACACATTCCCGCACCTGTGCAGCCATCAGGGGCCGCGGAATGTCATGCTCAATCTCGATAAAGCAGCAGGGCTGTACGATGCGATCGACGTGTATACCGCGCCGATGAACTACGGGGTTGGTATTCTTCGACGGGTCGGCTGA
- a CDS encoding anthranilate synthase component I family protein has translation MLNQLANTTTQQPFALVCSANDDTMRTQLGIVEWTFRIDQGIQDQLTARWIDARTGESIDTTLEQNNASSALDMFRDLANAVPTRSDSQSTDTWAWIGWISYEFGELLEPKASVVPIHRRRNRKGNWPLIEFHRVRLIDDADILSRYDKENQLLQLAPAHDAMRREFLLNVQRIRNYIRAGDIYQANLTTEIQGTFTGNSRHLFAHLAQRSQPWYGVYAEGSRCKIDTHQRALLSFSPELFLKYDATSRTITTRPMKGTRSGTTDAARDDLLRSDKDKAELAMIVDLMRNDLSRVCEVGSVRVPQPREIEQHNSGVWQATTTVQGTLNTQHDIFDTIAATFPGGSVTGAPKIRAMQIIEEIEQRERGPYCGCAGIIHDDGSAELNLSIRTLTLEQETVRESPFSFENARAIYPVGSGVVYRSEPGIEWHETFAKATWLYEQGTQEDEADSSSSHSAARM, from the coding sequence GTGCTCAACCAGCTTGCAAACACAACAACACAACAGCCATTTGCGCTCGTGTGCAGCGCGAATGATGACACGATGCGCACACAACTCGGTATTGTCGAGTGGACGTTCCGCATTGACCAAGGCATACAGGATCAACTGACTGCTCGATGGATTGATGCCCGCACCGGCGAATCAATCGATACAACTCTGGAGCAAAACAACGCATCATCGGCACTTGACATGTTTCGTGATCTCGCAAACGCTGTTCCCACACGATCTGACAGCCAATCTACCGACACATGGGCATGGATCGGCTGGATCTCGTACGAGTTTGGCGAGTTGCTGGAACCAAAGGCATCGGTTGTACCAATCCATCGTCGCAGAAATCGCAAAGGGAACTGGCCACTGATTGAGTTCCACCGTGTGCGGCTCATTGACGACGCGGACATCCTGTCTCGATATGACAAAGAAAACCAGCTCCTGCAACTTGCACCAGCACACGACGCAATGCGGCGCGAGTTTCTGCTTAACGTGCAACGGATCCGAAACTACATCCGAGCGGGCGACATCTACCAGGCGAATCTCACCACGGAAATCCAGGGCACATTCACGGGAAACTCTCGCCATCTCTTTGCGCATCTTGCGCAGCGTTCACAACCGTGGTACGGCGTATACGCAGAGGGCTCGCGCTGCAAAATCGACACGCACCAGCGTGCACTCCTGTCATTCAGCCCGGAACTGTTCCTGAAATACGACGCGACATCGCGCACCATCACAACGCGTCCAATGAAGGGCACGCGATCGGGCACAACCGACGCTGCACGAGATGATCTTCTGCGGAGTGACAAGGATAAAGCCGAGCTTGCGATGATCGTCGATCTCATGCGCAACGATCTCTCGCGCGTCTGCGAGGTGGGCAGCGTGCGCGTACCACAACCACGGGAAATAGAACAGCACAACTCCGGCGTGTGGCAGGCAACCACGACCGTGCAGGGCACACTCAACACGCAGCACGACATCTTTGATACGATCGCAGCAACATTCCCCGGCGGCTCTGTCACCGGCGCGCCGAAGATTCGCGCGATGCAGATCATTGAGGAAATCGAACAGCGAGAGCGCGGACCGTACTGCGGCTGCGCAGGCATCATCCACGATGACGGGAGCGCAGAACTGAACCTGTCCATCCGCACACTCACGCTAGAACAGGAAACGGTGCGCGAATCTCCCTTTTCATTTGAGAATGCAAGGGCAATCTACCCGGTTGGATCGGGCGTTGTGTATAGAAGCGAGCCTGGAATCGAGTGGCACGAAACCTTTGCCAAAGCTACATGGCTGTACGAGCAGGGGACACAGGAGGACGAGGCTGACTCCTCATCATCGCATAGCGCCGCCAGAATGTAG